A genome region from Babesia bigemina genome assembly Bbig001, chromosome : I includes the following:
- a CDS encoding MAJOR FACILITATOR SUPERFAMILY MEMBER protein, putative: MADAVDSASEAAKESETPKKIRPDYGAFGEVLYHLVSFTEGYEQQVLYLCVRTFESSLGFNKQQQTMLMTVSIMSRLCFSLVWGLLADAFETNLVMSAGLLFMGIASILLSSTSKYSSILFLRFLHGAAFGCIYPVQQKIVADEEDEGDESSNSTFTRLHALNCIGRMLCAAITTEAAQNVLLGFVGWRISYIVLGYMWISVGIAIIYGLQAKEEVVSPYDSVNYFVTQLSGAFQAVFTSGTAFLSIFTMLIAEAPMCSLPYMITYLEYLGVSDKNVGIAILVTTIGGAAGTAAGGIVLEKIASLHTDYGEMIAGIVVMGVRLIVCVLFFVSPAPDGRLMWYHYVEFAILGVTLVTVGGVDRPIMRKAIEDKYQASASALIQCISGISISVSFVEIFAYVSEKLLGYAPSTQTIDDMDADLKENNTEALRKSTMYMIVIGSLLNIACYIALIFTYKKERPIIEEKNKVWHKAVAEKQREMKRKKEEVAVEEKPSEVAIEMPTSKGGKVEIEVQPEEEEEEPVQKDAHLGTPRSDESEGLMSDEEERRRREENQRREDEITQRMREQRTSG, translated from the exons ATGGCTGACGCAGTAGATTCAGCTTCGGAAGCAGCTAAAGAATCTGAGACACCGAAAAAAATACGTCCAGACTATGGCGCCTTTGGTGAGGTTTTGTACCACCTGGTGTCTTTCACCGAAGGATACGAGCAACAGGTGTTGTACTTGTGTGTTAGGACCTTCGAGTCCAGTTTAGGCTTCAacaagcagcagcagacaaTGTTGATGACCGTGTCTATCATGTCACGCCTGTGTTTCTCACTAGTTTGGGGGCTGCTAGCAGACGCGTTTGAGACTAACCTGGTGATGTCTGCGGGGTTGTTATTCATGGGCATCGCCTCCATTCTGCTAAGTTCCACGTCCAAGTACTCGTCG ATCCTCTTTTTGCGCTTCTTACACGGCGCGGCGTTTGGTTGTATCTACCCAGTTCAACAAAAGATTGTTGCGGATGAAGAAGATGAGGGTGATGAGAGCAGCAACAGCACGTTCACCCGTCTTCACGCGTTGAATTGCATTGGCCGTATGCTGTGCGCCGCCATAACCACGGAGGCTGCTCAGAATGTTCTGTTGGGTTTTGTTGGCTGGCGTATCTCGTACATCGTGTTGGGTTACATGTGGATTTCGGTTGGCATCGCGATTATATATGGACTGCAAGCTAAGGAGGAGGTGGTCTCTCCGTATGACTCCGTGAACTACTTTGTCACCCAATTGTCCGGAGCGTTTCAGGCTGTTTTTACGAGTGGAACTGCCTTTCTGTCCATATTTACGATGCTGATTGCGGAGGCCCCTATGTGCAGTCTGCCGTACATGATCACTTATCTGGAGTACTTGGGAGTGTCTGACAAGAATGTGGGAATCGCGATATTGGTCACAACGAttggcggcgcagcagggACTGCAGCTGGAGGAATAGTTCTCGAAAAAATTGCAAGCTTGCACACGGATTATGGCGAGATGATTGCCGGTATCGTCGTGATGGGCGTGCGACTAATCGTTTGCGTGTTGTTCTTCGTGTCGCCTGCTCCAGATGGGCGCTTGATGTGGTATCATTACGTAGAGTTTGCGATTCTTGGGGTGACCTTGGTTACTGTTGGCGGCGTGGATAGACCTATTATGAGGAAAGCAATTGAAGACAAGTACCAGGCCAGCGCATCCGCCCTAATCCAATGCATATCGGGTATTTCAATTAGCGTCAGTTTTGTGGAGATCTTCGCGTACGTGTCGGAGAAGCTGCTTGGTTACGCCCCGTCAACACAGACAattgatgacatggacgcaGATCTCAAAGAGAACAACACCGAGGCCCTGAGGAAGTCGACCATGTACATGATCGTTATAGGATCACTGCTCAACATAGCGTGCTATATTGCATTGATTTTTACATATAAAAAGGAAAGGCCGATAATTGAAGAAAAAAATAAAGTATGGCATAAAGCTGTAGCAGAAAAGCAGCGAGAAATGAAGAGGAAAAAAGAAGAGGTGGCAGTTGAAGAAAAACCAAGCGAGGTGGCAATCGAAATGCCAACAAGCAAAGGTGGGAAAGTGGAAATAGAAGTGCAACCAGAGGAAGAGGAAGAAGAGCCGGTGCAGAAAGATGCGCACTTAGGAACAcctaggagcgatgaatcTGAAGGGTTGATGTCAGATGAAGAGGAAAGGAGAAGGCGAGAGGAAAATCAAAGACGAGAGGACGAAATAACCCAGAGAATGCGTGAGCAGCGCACTTCTGGGTGA
- a CDS encoding ATP-dependent RNA helicase, putative → MWAAVRAGQISIRYARRTKSYAAYNIDELYNRAKDAIAFTEHERILLNNALLQLSHCQEWSRNLYAKGVPPFLISSAEFRDKFIRHVDHDQDAKQAVRSCMISAVTSLHLPADGTNRKADSITPVCEAIILHLTEYVRREMPQTMLAFHGAKHLADLTNPLQEFPPRPFRRRVIAHLGPPNSGKTHEAHRSLCAAKSGAYCSPLRLLAWEMRQRLSEAGLHCSLLTGQENVSNDGDTHLACTVEMTPLHRDYGCAVIDEMQMVGDANRGFAWTRAFLGIRAPEVHICGSISCYTLAKSLCDIAGDSLEVTEHARLGQIAVIDEPMSIDDLQPGDCVVCFSRGTALRLVENIERSCFKNDGSKPLSTAVVYGSLPPETRTRQIDDFNSRRKCILVASDVIGMGVNVRIKRVIFHTVKKFDGMKRRRLTAAEVQQIAGRAGRYGLDCGNGYVGCMRFENIGYVKRMMEKKQEQLERAVVAPSPVTIAAFADAVQSATDPPATLAEAIQMYRIMAQAGGTFELCDVHALIKVAKALERIELPTQTLVEYLFVPLGSQPALQLVLRSFALSHAVLNTVKIQNVVHTDAMELLQTHGTMIKDENNSEGGQGIRHDVMRRLEMLYQILDAYAWLWHKFPDVYVDYHAVVAAKANISTALQEHLVYLSVHTSTYEENEEDEHGVDADFVRKLIM, encoded by the exons ATGTGGGCCGCCGTCCGGGCTGGACAGATATCTATACGGTACGCCAGGCGGACTAAAAGTTACGCTGCATACAATATCGACGAACTTTACAACCGAGCCAAGGACGCAATCGCATTCACCGAGCATGAACGAATCCTCCTGAACAACGCATTGCTGCAGCTTTCGCACTGCCAAGAATGGAGCCGCAATTTGTACGCCAAGGGGGTTCCTCCGTTCTTAATCAGCAGCGCTGAGTTTAGAGACAAGTTCATAAGGCACGTTGACCATGACCAGGATGCGAAGCAGGCCGTCCGGTCATGCATGATATCGGCTGTGACGAGTCTGCACCTTCCTGCTGATGGCACAAATCGGAAAGCTGACAGTATAACTCCGGTATGTGAAGCAATAATATTGCATTTGACAGAGTATGTGCGGCGAGAAATGCCGCAGACGATGCTGGCATTCCACGGTGCCAAGCATCTGGCGGACCTCACCAACCCACTTCAGGAATTTCCACCTCGCCCATTCAGGCGCCGTGTGATTGCGCATCTTGGACCTCCTAACAGCGGTAAAACACATGAAGCGCACAGGAGTCTCTGCGCAGCAAAATCGGGGGCATATTGTTCACCTTTGCGGCTGCTGGCATGGGAGATGCGACAACGACTGTCTGAGGCAGGCTTGCATTGCTCACTTTTAACAGGCCAGGAGAATGTTTCTAACGATGGAGATACGCATCTGGCGTGCACGGTAGAAATGACGCCACTTCACCGGGATTACggctgcgccgttatcgaCGAGATGCAGATGGTCGGCGACGCCAACAGGGGATTCGCTTGGACACGTGCCTTCCTCGGTATACGGGCACCTGAGGTTCACATATGTGGCAGCATATCTTGCTACACGTTGGCTAAGAGTCTCTGTGATATTGCTGGAGATTCG CTCGAAGTTACGGAGCATGCGAGGCTCGGGCAAATAGCGGTTATAGATGAACCAATGTCAATTGATGATTTACAACCAGGCGACTGTGTCGTCTGTTTTTCAAGGGGCACTGCGCTGCGACTCGTAGAGAACATCGAACGCAGCTGTTTCAAAAACGATGGATCGAAACCGCTCTCAACGGCGGTAGTGTACGGTTCGTTGCCTCCAGAAACTCGTACGCGCCAGATTGACGACTTCAATTCCAGGCGAAAGTGCATTTTGGTCGCATCCGACGTCATCGGAATGGGTGTGAACGTGCGCATAAAGCGCGTTATATTCCATACGGTTAAAAAGTTTGATGGGATGAAACGACGACGGCTAACTGCGGCGGAGGTTCAGCAGATCGCAGGACGTGCTGGCAGATACGGGTTGGACTGTGGGAACGGTTACGTCGGTTGCATGAGGTTCGAAAACATAGGGTACGTCAAGCGGATGATGGAGAAGAAGCAGGAGCAGCTAGAGCGTGCTGTTGTGGCGCCATCGCCGGTCACAATAGCCGCTTTTGCCGACGCTGTGCAATCGGCTACAGATCCGCCGGCCACTCTGGCTGAAGCTATCCAGATGTATCGCATAATGGCGCAGGCCGGCGGTACGTTCGAGCTCTGTGATGTACATGCGCTCATAAAAGTTGCCAAGGCTCTAGAGCGTATCGAGTTGCCGACTCAAACGTTGGTGGAGTACCTTTTTGTGCCCCTGGGATCCCAACCGGCCCTGCAGCTGGTGCTGCGCTCTTTCGCACTAAGCCACGCTGTTCTTAACACTGTCAAGATCCAGAATGTAGTACACACAGATGCTATGGAGCTTCTGCAAACTCACGGTACTATGATAAAAGACGAAAACAATTCTGAAGGCGGCCAAGGTATCCGTCATGATGTGATGCGACGTCTAGAAATGCTATACCAA ATTCTAGATGCCTATGCGTGGTTATGGCATAAATTCCCCGACGTATACGTCGACTACCACGCCGTCGTCGCCGCCAAGGCCAACATCTCCACAGCACTGCAAGAGCATCTAGTGTATCTCTCCGTTCATACTTCCACGTATGAAGAGAACGAAGAAGATGAACACGGTGTAGACGCTGACTTCGTGAGGAAGCTGATAATGTAA
- a CDS encoding MAJOR FACILITATOR SUPERFAMILY MEMBER protein, putative produces the protein MVGAGTQLAPAAPTEKVKYNAFGQFLFYLVSFIEGYDQQVLSMCMRAFELTLGFSQSQLSTLSTVSTMSRMGCCLIWGLLADNHHSNYVLGGGLLVMGMASIFLSSASHYKVILFLRFLHGFGFACVYPVQQKIVADSTGSEDSNQQAEEGQHDAADSAEEGEEEEDSKETKDANDMFTTFQALNCIGRLICAVITTLIARKVLLGYYGWRTSYVVLGYVWILFGIAIVCGMQGKFKKSKEELPELIKKAFEEVFQKKTTGISIFTIFIAEAPMCAFNYMTIYLQYLGVSDTMAGVAIAVTLIGGAAGSGAGGVIIKEIAKKQKYYGEPGAGCVVMIIRYVVCLLFFLGPAPQGKLLWYHYVELAVLGATLVSVGGVDRAIMKKSIQDKYQATASAIIRTISGIASSVILYQISAYLTEKVFGYVPSRESFETMATDIKDRNSEALRKSMMYIILAGTTLNLVCYIAYFVTYSTDRIKKKKKAQASKAAQ, from the exons ATGGTGGGCGCGGGGACACAATTGGCGCCTGCAGCTCCAACTGAAAAAGTGAAGTACAATGCTTTTGGACAATTCCTCTTCTATTTGGTCTCTTTCATCGAAGGTTACGACCAACAGGTGTTGTCCATGTGTATGAGGGCTTTCGAGTTAACGTTGGGTTTTTCGCAGTCTCAGTTGTCCACGTTATCAACTGTGTCTACCATGTCCCGCATGGGTTGCTGCTTAATCTGGGGATTGTTGGCAGATAATCATCACTCGAATTATGTACTCGGCGGTGGTTTGTTAGTGATGGGTATGGCTTCAATTTTCTTAAGTTCAGCGTCGCACTACAAAGTG ATCCTCTTCCTGCGATTCTTACACGGGTTTGGATTCGCCTGTGTATATCCGGTACAACAGAAAATAGTTGCAGATTCAACTGGTTCAGAGGATTCAAACCAACAGGCGGAGGAAGGCCAGCATGATGCAGCTGATAGTGCAGAGGAAGGggaggaagaagaagatTCGAAGGAAACGAAAGATGCTAATGACATGTTTACGACTTTCCAGGCTCTAAATTGCATTGGTAGGTTGATATGTGCAGTCATAACTACGCTTATCGCACGCAAAGTCTTATTAGGATATTATGGCTGGCGTACGTCGTACGTTGTGTTGGGATACGTGTGGATATTATTTGGTATTGCGATTGTCTGTGGAATGCAGGGCAAGTTTAAGAAATCCAAAGAAGAATTACCAGAGCTAATAAAGAAAGCCTTTGAAGAAGTTTTTCAAAAGAAGACGACAGGAATATCCATATTTACCATATTCATCGCAGAAGCGCCAATGTGCGCGTTTAATTATATGACCATCTATCTGCAATATTTGGGAGTGTCTGACACAATGGCAGGTGTCGCAATTGCAGTCACATTGATTGGCGGCGCAGCGGGAAGTGGCGCGGGAGGAGTAATTATAAAGGAAATAGCGAAAAAACAGAAATATTATGGTGAGCCCGGCGCTGGATGCGTAGTGATGATTATCCGATATGTTGTGTGCTTATTGTTCTTTTTAGGCCCAGCGCCGCAAGGGAAGCTGCTTTGGTATCATTACGTAGAGTTGGCAGTTCTTGGGGCAACATTAGTGTCGGTTGGTGGTGTTGATAGGGCCATAATGAAGAAATCAATTCAAGACAAGTACCAGGCTACGGCATCTGCCATAATTCGAACCATATCCGGTATTGCAAGCAGTGTGATTCTCTACCAGATTTCGGCTTATTTGACCGAAAAAGTTTTTGGTTACGTTCCCTCTCGAGAATCCTTTGAAACCATGGCTACTGACATTAAAGACCGAAATTCAGAGGCTCTGAGGAAGTCTATGATGTATATTATTTTAGCAGGTACAACACTTAATCTTGTTTGCTATATTGCATACTTTGTGACTTATTCAACGGATAGGATTAAAAAGAAAAAGAAGGCACAAGCATCAAAGGCGGCACAATGA
- a CDS encoding MAJOR FACILITATOR SUPERFAMILY MEMBER protein, putative yields MSETVAEDATTSVLKKVTYTSLGQALYHLVSFFEGYDQQVLSMCMRAFELTLGLSQTQLSTLSTVSTMSRMGCCLIWGLLADWYDSNYVLGGGLLLMGMASIFLSSASHYKVILFLRFLHGFGFACVYPVQQKIVADSTGLEESKKLKETSAPQGSTSSKETQESKDANDIFTRLQALNCIGRLICAVITTLIARKVLLGYYGWRTSYVVLGYVWILFGIAIVCGMQAQRLKSTESFPELISGAFNAVFTSGTAWICIFTIFIAEAPMCAFNYMTIYLQYLGVSDTMAGVAIAVTLIGGAAGSGAGGEIIKALNKVDDNHAEPSSGCAVMIVRYVVCLLFFLGPAPQGKLLWYHYVELAVLGATLVSVGGVDRPVMKNAIQDKYQATASAIIRTISGISSSVILYQIAGYLTEKVFGYVPSRESFESMEVAVKERNAEALRKSMMYIILAGTTLNLVCYLALFCTYKGDKKKVGEQNEEEAAVHTELENGGACGIFGVL; encoded by the exons ATGTCAGAGACGGTAGCAGAAGATGCGACTACAAGTGTGCTTAAAAAAGTTACCTACACTTCGCTAGGACAAGCACTTTATCATTTGGTCTCTTTTTTCGAAGGCTACGACCAACAGGTGTTGTCCATGTGTATGCGGGCTTTCGAGTTGACGTTGGGTTTGTCGCAAACTCAATTATCCACGTTATCAACTGTGTCTACCATGTCCCGCATGGGTTGCTGCTTAATCTGGGGATTGTTGGCTGACTGGTATGATTCGAATTATGTACTTGGCGGCGGTTTGTTACTAATGGGCATGGCTTCAATTTTCTTAAGTTCAGCGTCGCACTACAAAGTG ATCCTCTTCCTGCGATTCTTACACGGGTTTGGATTCGCCTGTGTATATCCGGTACAACAGAAAATAGTTGCAGATTCAACTGGTTTAGAAGAATCAAAGAAACTTAAGGAAACATCTGCACCACAAGGATCAACTAGTTCGAAGGAAACACAGGAATCAAAGGATGCTAATGATATATTTACACGTCTTCAGGCTCTAAATTGCATTGGTAGGTTAATATGTGCAGTCATAACTACGCTTATCGCACGCAAAGTCTTATTAGGATATTATGGCTGGCGTACGTCGTACGTTGTGTTGGGATACGTGTGGATATTATTTGGTATTGCGATTGTCTGTGGAATGCAAGCTCAGCGTCTAAAATCCACAGAAAGTTTTCCTGAGCTTATATCTGGTGCTTTTAATGCAGTTTTTACCAGTGGAACTGCATGGATATGCATATTTACCATATTTATCGCAGAAGCGCCAATGTGCGCGTTTAATTATATGACAATATATCTTCAGTATTTGGGTGTGTCTGATACAATGGCAGGCGTAGCGATTGCAGTCACATTGAttggcggcgcagcaggaAGTGGAGCTGGCGGTGAAATTATAAAGGCGCTTAATAAAGTTGATGACAACCATGCTGAACCAAGTTCCGGATGCGCAGTGATGATAGTGCGATATGTTGTGTGCTTATTGTTCTTTTTAGGCCCAGCTCCGCAAGGGAAGCTGCTTTGGTATCATTACGTAGAGTTGGCAGTTCTTGGGGCAACATTAGTGTCGGTTGGTGGCGTAGATAGACCTGTTATGAAGAATGCGATCCAAGATAAGTACCAGGCCACTGCATCTGCCATAATTCGAACCATATCAGGCATTTCAAGCAGTGTAATATTATACCAAATTGCTGGATATTTAACAGAGAAGGTGTTTGGTTACGTCCCATCTAGGGAGTCATTCGAAAGCATGGAAGTAGCTGTTAAGGAAAGAAATGCCGAAGCTCTGCGTAAATCAATGATGTACATTATTTTGGCGGGTACAACACTTAATCTAGTCTGTTATTTGGCATTGTTCTGCACATATAAAGGTGATAAGAAAAAAGTAGGAGAACAAAACGAAGAGGAAGCAGCGGTACACACTGAACTTGAAAACGGTGGTGCCTGCGGAATCTTTGGCGTTCTTTAA